The Streptomyces sp. R28 region CCGGAGGCGATCAACGGCTGGGACATCAAGGTCACCAAGTCCAAGCTGGACAAGCCGATCGAGATGCACGGTGAGAAGATCTCCGAGGCCGTCACCAAGATCACCTGGACGGCCACCGGCGACGGCATCAAGGCGGGCTTCTTCCAGAAGTTCCCGGTCTCCGTCGGCCAGCTCCCCGAGGACGCGGACGAACTGGTCTTCAAGGCGATCCAGACGTACTCCAACAAGGAGGTCGTGCGCTGGATCGAGGTCCCGCAGGACGGCCAGGAGGAGCCGGACAACCCAGCCCCGGTGCTCGAACTGTCCGCCGCCGAGGACGGCCACCACGGCTCGTCGTCGTCCGACAAGGCCTCCGCCTCCGACGACGCCGAGGCCGCCTCCGCGAAGACCGCCGCCGAGCCCGCCGACAGCAGCGACACCACCGCCCGCGTCCTGGGCGTGGTCGGCATCGTCGTCGGCGCGCTGGGTGTGGCGTACGGCGTGATCGCCGGCCGTCGGCGCACCGACGGCTGACGCACCTTAGGTTCACGGCGCGCGCCGGGGCACACACCCCGGTGCGCGCCGGATCTCTCACCACTGGGACATTTTTCTATGCGTAAGAAGACTTGCCATGCGTAAGAAGACCTTCGCCGCGGCCGCCCTGCTCG contains the following coding sequences:
- a CDS encoding YcnI family protein, translating into MKASRIAAACALAGTAVLALSVPAFAHVSVQPEGTAAKGGYAVVDFKVPNERDNAETTKLEVNFPTDHPLASAMPEAINGWDIKVTKSKLDKPIEMHGEKISEAVTKITWTATGDGIKAGFFQKFPVSVGQLPEDADELVFKAIQTYSNKEVVRWIEVPQDGQEEPDNPAPVLELSAAEDGHHGSSSSDKASASDDAEAASAKTAAEPADSSDTTARVLGVVGIVVGALGVAYGVIAGRRRTDG